A stretch of DNA from Phaeodactylum tricornutum CCAP 1055/1 chromosome 29, whole genome shotgun sequence:
AACTCGTACATTGATCTACCTGCGTTTTCACGAAGAGTGCAAATTATGGTCCGAGAGATACAATGCCGTCTACACGGATTGCCTGAATGTGCTGGAGTCGACGAAGCAGGAAACTTAATTTGACGGTACGCGAGTGTAGTATTTCCTGTACTTCTACAATTATATCCATAGTCAATGTCAGTCATGTTTCGATCGCTCATTTCTCCTGCGGCAATGTAAATGTTTTGAAATTCGGTTAGTTTTCCTCAATACATGCACGCGGAATATCTATGACAGTGGGCGTCAACGTAAacggaagaaagaaattctttACTACACTATCTAATATGCACTGAAATCCAGTACGCCTGTCAAAAACCATGAACATTGAAATTTTAGAGGGTTTGGCATAAGCTGTACGTTGGTCTGTTAAAAGAATTCAATACTACCGATCTATTCGTGGCCTATGGTACTTTGCATAGAAATGGCCAGAGGTGTGACCCACAAAGGTAGCTATGTCAATGTGGTCTACATAAACATGTAAGCATTTGGACTCTTTCTTCCTTGGGCAGTAAGAAAGCCGAAGAGCCAAAATCTTCCTATATTGAGATACCTCATGGTGACACCAAGGACTTCCTCGGAGAAATAAGCAATCCAAATCGATGTGAAATTGATAATCATGGGGACGATGCATCAGATTCTAGTCATAGACAGATTTGCTGAATCTCCTCTCGTTGTGAAAGTGAGTTCATTTCCTGTTCGTTTCTCacatttcactgtcagaaagACATGCTTCATGCTGAAAGGTTCTTTCGCGAGCATATTCATTGTATCGGCCCTAAGAGAATACTTACGGCTTCAAGGAAACCTAAAAGGGAATTTCTGTCACGGCCTGTCGGACTTCATGGCATACTAATAGCAATCACAATTAGTCTGTCATGTATAAACGCCAATCACGTTGCCGACTCTAAAACCTGAGAACAGTCACTACTATTATGGTATTGCATTACCCACCTATCAATAGTTccaggggcgtgcctcattATGTCTCAGTTTATCCACAACAATTAGAAGAGATTGTGAAATGAATGCAACGGAGCCTTCTTAAATTTCAACACTATGTGGGGTTATTAAAGAAGCAGAAGGTTGATCATCTACAATACTAGAGCAGAGGAATGATCTGAAGACAATAATGATCTGACAAATTGAAATAGTACTATGTTAGATTGCTTCATTCTACGGTATATATTTGAAGAAAACAATAGTCTAGCAAGATGTCAAGTGAGGGGGAGCCCATGGTATTGAGTACAACATAATCTTGacaaaaagcagcagcaaatCCTTTGTCAGCCGGCACAGCTGTGGAGCAGCGTTTGTGGGTAGTAGTTTGCTGTGCCCAGGATGACCCATTCCGTCCAGGGCACAGGAACCGAACGAAAACGGTGCAACGGCAAATGTGGTAGACCCCAGTTTGGTCGCTAtttgcaacaacagccaCTGTCACAGTTTTGTAACACCAACATGGTCTGAGACTTCTCCGTTACCCTTGCCACGTACGACGAAGTCAATGCCGTCGTCGTTTCGGTCATCTTCTGGCGAACATAGTGGCGGTTCCAACGTCAACCGCTTGGAAAGAGCGATTCAGAAATCCAAAATGAGGCGACAGGTGGCCCCGAGAATGCACGGAGAGTTGTTTGCTAAAGAGATTCGACCACTGTTGATAGCGACAGGACCAGAATCAGTCTTAAAGTCGTACGAGCGGAGCTCAGCGTTTGTTGCAATCCTGTTTTCTTGACCGAATGAGGTGGCATACGTGTTTTGGAGGTTGCACGGACCATCTTGGTAACGGTAAGATCGTGTTATTGATACGAGGTAGATTCGTACTCGACGCAACATTTGAAATTCTTTTTTATGAACTATATGAGCTCAAAATGTGGCAAGGTCCGTATAGATTGTCGCTCATGGACAGCGAATGATGAATGCTAAGAGTGAAATcgatgactgtgaacagcGAGCACAGAGTGCTACCGCTCTTTGCCATTCGAGGAGAGGTTGACTGGAAATGCTGCTCTAAAAGCAAATCTTGCTCTAATTTCTCTTGTTTGAATTTAAAGCAAGgttttttacagttaatcatgctctattttacagttagagcaTGGTTTTCAATCAACTATAAATCTTGCTCTAAATGTTTTCCAGCAAAAAATTTCAACGGAATTTTAAACGCTTGCCGATCAATTTCAGGTATTTTCAGTCACAGCGGTTAAAATCGAAAGTACACTTATTGTTTTGGGAGCTGTTGAGGCAAGCCCCAGTTACCTACTTGAAATGTAAGTCCGAAATTTTCCTGCCTTGCCAGTTTTCAGAAACTCGTCTACAGAATATCCCGCAATCATATGAGTAGTGCAACAAATCCAACTATAAATCAACTCTTGCTGTCCTGATAGGAAACTGTCCTGATAGGAAAGCCTCTACAATGCGCATGACTTTGGGATTCATTTTGGGGCTCGCTCTTGTATCCGCATACTTTGGCATCTACACCAACAAAGCATGTCTGAACTTAGCGCCCGGACCTTCGGTTTTCGAGTCGAAGGAAGCACTACAGCCTTCCTCGTTGACGAACCAGTCTATCGTCGCTGTTGAAGGCAGATCGGATCTTGATGACGAAGTGCTATTGAAACAGCGTTTTTATGCGAGTGTTGTGGCAGAGTGGAACGTCGCAGCTGTACAAGATTCTCGTTTCGCACCCCGAGACGATACCGTTCCGAAAAGGGTTAAAGGAAGAGTGTCTGATCAGATCATCAGAGCACATATTGGAGGATTGGAACGGCTTTGTACCGGGACCGCAACCTACGTCAAAACAACTCATCCTTCAAAAAAATCTCCATAGTGCATTTCAGAGAGTATCAAACAATAGCGGAACGTCTCCATTCAAACAAAGTGTCAACGGATGCATCCTAGAAAACATGTGGTCGGTTGTGCACCAGTATATTCAGCCGCCGCAAGAAAAAAAATACATCATCGCATTAAGGGATCCAGCTGAATGGCTGTGGGCAGGCTACAACTTTTGGGCGCTCCCGAAAGTCGATGCCTTTACTTCCCCCACAGAAACTTGGACGTGGACTGATCCTGCTAAACAGTATCGATCGCCCGAAATGTTCCACGAGCTTGTTGCCTCGAGCTACGCGACGAACTTGTACAATCAGAGTATAAAGAGGTTGGAAGATTCCTTTCTGACTGTACCTTGGAAATATGATGGCATGGTAGGACGAGAGAATATTCTATTCATTCGCAATGAAGACATGTTACCTGGAGTAGTCGAGCAAAAGGGAGGTGTTCTGGATCGAATTTCCGAGTTCACTGGTCTGGATAGGGATGGTTTTGACCCAAACATTTTTGGGAGCATCGTCAACTGCAATGACGTGAAGGGCGGTGTTTCCGGAAGTTGCggagcaacaaaaagcaGTGCCTACGAAATTACCGGGGGTCGTTCCATGCTTCCGGAAACTCGTACATTGATCTACCTGCGTTTTCACGAAGAGTGCAAATTATGGTCCGAGAGATACAATGCCGTCTACACGGATTGTCTGAATGTGCTGGAGTCGACGAAGCAGGAAACTTAATTTGACGGTACGCGAGTGTAGTTTTTTCTACACTTGTACGATCGTATCCACAGTCTCTGTCAAACATGTTTCGATCGCTCTGCTATTACGGCAATGTAAATGTTTTCAAATTCGGTTGGAATTCCTCTAGACATGCACGCGGAGTATCGTACAAGAGGGTATGAAATCAAAAGGGTAACACAAATGAGTAACGATGGCGTGCTTGCGTTCTTtgtttgaatcgcaaacggccggatcgaaagcatttctgaATATGACGTGGATGAGTCGGGTAAGGAGTTTTCACTCCTGAGTATTAGTGATTTTTTGCCATCCCCGATACAAACAAAGCAAGCGGGACTGGAGCGGTGGCTTATATACAGGACACTTAATCTTATTCTTAAAGATACTTATTGGAAAAATGCGTTGAATACAATCGCCCATCCACGGGCATGGTAGTGAACTTTACGTGAGAGCGCGTCCCCTGTATGTTTGGTTACGTTACCGAGTTTCACCCATGCATGCCAGGATGGACAAGTAGGAACTGCTGGATCTATACAACCGCTGTACCACGGAGACACCGTCGAAAGAGCGATCCGTACCACAATAGAATTCTTGCCCGCTGTATGGACTAGGTAGGACACACGACACGACGAGTATGTTGACGCAGGACACACTCATAGTGCATCACGCGAAAGCCCCCTCCGGCCATGGACTTGTTGGACCGCATGTGCTGCGGCGACGGCCGTGACGGTGATACCCGGACGAATCGCTGGAGTGTAGCGCAAGACGTGCCGCTCACAGCGGAACACCGAGACGACAATTCGTGCGACCACGATGACCCCATGATCGTTGTTCGCGACGCGCTGAACGTCGATCATCATTTGCGCTGTGTTTTAGCGGAAGGGTGGGTCCAAAAGAAGCGTTCGGAGAACGAGCGGAAGAAAGAAACCCTGTGGAAATACAGATGGGCCCGATTGGTCTTAGCTCGTACCCCAGCTTCCCCTCTGCAAGTCCCTCTGCTGTTGATCTACCGGTATCCGCATTCGGATGCCGGAAGTCCCTCGACTGTCTGCCATCTAGACTCAACCGTCATCTTCCCGGTGGATTTGGAGCGGGAAGAGAATTCCGCGGACGAGACTGGCTTACTGGCGGACGCGTGTGGGTTCGAAATCCAACCGGCGGGTTCGGCCCCGCCCGAAGCGAGTGCCCACGCGGGGCTGATTCTGGCGGCGTTTTCCGCCAGCGCGCGCAACGCTTGGATCTACGCCATTAGTGCCGCACTACTAGCgtacgaaaaggaaaaggcgtACCGTCGCCGGGTGTCTCCCAAAACCTTACCGCGTTCGCCATCGTCCAAGTCGCGGCGGGGGATGCGGCCCGGCCACGAACTGGATTCGCCTGGAGCGAACCCAGCGACCCAGTCCGTTCATCGGACGATCAACAACACCCTCAGCAGAAAATCACCGGTTGGTGGTGTGGGTACCCCTCCGCGCCATCCGGCACGTTCGGGGCGAGCTGGTAGTTTGTCAACGCCCACGAGCCGACCATCACTGAACGAAATTACGTTATTGGATAAAGAATAGAATTTTTTTTTGTAAAGCGCATTCGTTTGTGATTTTGTGTATCGCACCAGGCATCATTTTTTCTCCCTACCAAACTTTGCTCACATCTTGGCCACACCTTccgttttacagttagtacaTTCGGGAATTTTGTCGTTCCAAAAATCTGCGCAGGTAAAGTATTTGTGCGCAGGCCACGGTGAGGACGACGCCGGCTTCGGCCAACGTCCAGATGAGTACGGCGGAAAAGTTATGTTCAGCCAGGGCCCGGTGATTGGATTCGCGGACCTTGAGATACTCGTGATGCGATTGCAGATTGCGGAACTGATCGTGAATGTCCCCAGACTGCGTGCGCCATTCGTCTGCGTGCGACTGAACCTCTTGTGGCAATCGGTGGTGATTATTattattgtcgtcgtcgtcatcattgtcgtgTTGGTTGTGATCGTATTCGAGTCGGTAGGCCAATCCGACGCGTCGGGTTCGTCCGTCTTCGTGTTCCGGTTCTTCCAAGTGGTGGTCTTCCGGTCCGTGTGACGAATTCTGAATACACAGCCAGTATTGTTCCTTGAGTTGCACTGGGAGTCGAAAGGTATCGGAGGGTCGACCCCGAGTTTGGTAGACGACGCGTTCGTCACTGCCTTGCGTCACGTAAAGAAGCAACGGATCAGCCGACACGTCGTCGATGAGTCCGTAGTCACCCGTGAGTACGGGTTGCGGGGGATTCCGACGACGTGAGGAATGTGTGGTGGGAGTCCGGAGTAAGAAACATTCTTCGTCGTACGCGTCCAACGTCAAGATCCAACGCGCCCCGTCGACGACCAAGGTTCCCGCCCACACggaccaccaccacaacacCATCCGCCACGGTCTGGATAGGGATAGAGGATGTCGTCGCCGTGGCATCGTACTACCGCGGCACTGTCCGTACGGGACGTATAAGGCACACTCGTTACTGTTCGTCGGAGAAGTAGGTCGATTGGTAGATAGCGTACCGTCCGGTTATTTGATTGGTAGGTaggttggttggttgggGGTAATGTAAATAATAGTCCGGAGAACAACGTAATCCGTGCTCCGTTTGTCCATccaattgacagtgaattggcGTCGCTCCTACTAACCGCTTTGACAGGAACAATTACTTTCGGACTGTCGTTGTTCTATGAGGCTCTCCGTCATAGTCGTGATTGAATCCTCGATCTGACTCATTGTACCCTAACCCTGAGAACTCAGGGAAAAGGAGCgctagaaaactgcaacgataacgggctagaatcgtctaaggaaccgaaaaGGATCctgcatactttcgtagacgaccaaaggcgtaaagcacaagattatagacttatctgatagacttagggatatgaacccctcatgtacctcttgacgtaggggttttctagtccccacacatcgaaatcataaacatagacatggagatggagagatgtgtcccctcaaaaccactatgggaaaaaatagggatccacaacttgtaaaaaaaacttcgacactgcatgcagTGACATGTggtactgcaaatgcaatttgttccgatactggcttcatcgaaacgggaaagtcggcaaacccttcttcacttgaatcaatataaaatttgacgcataagattctgtcgtactggggctgactgaacctttgttagcgcatcggCTAAATTTGTCTCCGATggctcataagcaatcttgataactcccattgcgacattctctcgtacaaagtgatatgcaatagcattactcttcttcttcaacattgattccggcgctgtagtattgtgtaccaccgacatattgtcgcacaaaactctagccggaccatcaattggaattcccatcatccgtaacttatacctcaaaccttgaatcatctccgtagcaatctttaacgcaacaaactcacttccaaacgaagacgtttcgactgaattctgacgcttcgaaaaccacataatcggagcacgattaagatagatcaaaacacctgttcgtgaacgacgagtgactttgtctccagcatggtcagcgtcaacaaaagcagtaatctccacagctCTACTacgtggcttcggagcattcggcggaataggttctttcacattaccataaaagtccgtccaatctgcaccatctataaaagggttctcaatatcagcatacgaatcatcaaacacgagtcgtgacctgttgtgagatttcaaataagcaaaaatatgaagaacagcactcaagtgtccttcacgtggcatcgcgagaaatgatgagagcatagatacttcacacataatatcaattcgaccaatttcaactgcccatctcaaaacaccaatctgagactgaaaatagttagcacgctctgcattcaacaaAGGTGAAACATCCagttctggtcgatatttcgtcgaNNNNNNNNNNNNNNNNNNNNNNNNNNNNNNNNNNNNNNNNNNNNNNNNNNNNNNNNNNNNNNNNNNNNNNNNNNNNNNNNNNNNNNNNNNNNNNNNNNNNNNNNNNNNNNNNNNNNNNNNNNNNNNNNNNNNNNNNNNNNNNNNNNNNNNNNNNNNNNNNNNNNNNNNNNNNNNNNNNNNNNNNNNNNNNNNNNNNNNNNNNNNNNNNNNNNNNNNNNNNNNNNNNNNNNNNNNNNNNNNNNNNNNNNNNNNNNNNNNNNNNNNNNNNNNNNNNNNNNNNNNNNNNNNNNNNNNNNNNNNNNNNNNNNNNNNNNNNNNNNNNNNNNNNNNNNNNNNNNNNNNNNNNNNNNNNNNNNNNNNNNNNNNNNNNNNNNNNNNNNNNNNNNNNNNNNNNNNNNNNNNNNNNNNNNNNNNNNNNNNNNNNNNNNNNNNNNNNNNNNNNNNNNNNNNNNNNNNNNNNNNNNNNNNNNNNNNNNNNNNNNNNNNNNNNNNNNNNNNNNNNNNNNNNNNNNNNNNNNNNNNNNNNNNNNNNNNNNNNNNNNNNNNNNNNNNNNNNNNNNNNNNNNNNNNNNNNNNNNNNNNNNNNNNNNNNNNNNNNNNNNNNNNNNNNNNNNNNNNNNNNNNNNNNNNNNNNNNNNNNNNNNNNNNNNNNNNNNNNNNNNNNNNNNNNNNNNNNNNNNNNNNNNNNNNNNNNNNNNNNNNNNNNNNNNNNNNNNNNNNNNNNNNNNNNNNNNNNNNNNNNNNNNNNNNNNNNNNNNNNNNNNNNNNNNNNNNNNNNNNNNNNNNNNNNNNNNNNNNNNNNNNNNNNNNNNNNNNNNNNNNNNNNNNNNNNNNNNNNNNNNNNNNNNNNNNNNNNNNNNNNNNNNNNNNNNNNNNNNNNNNNNNNNNNNNNNNNNNNNNNNNNNNNNNNNNNNNNNNNNNNNNNNNNNNNNNNNNNNNNNNNNNNNNNNNNNNNNNNNNNNNNNNNNNNNNNNNNNNNNNNNNNNNNNNNNNNNNNNNNNNNNNNNNNNNNNNNNNNNNNNNNNNNNNNNNNNNNNNNNNNNNNNNNNNNNNNNNNNNNNNNNNNNNNNNNNNNNNNNNNNNNNNNNNNNNNNNNNNNNNNNNNNNNNNNNNNNNNNNNNNNNNNNNNNNNNNNNNNNNNNNNNNNNNNNNNNNNNNNNNNNNNNNNNNNNNNNNNNNNNNNNNNNNNNNNNNNNNNNNNNNNNNNNNNNNNNNNNNNNNNNNNNNNNNNNNNNNNNNNNNNNNNNNNNNNNNNNNNNNNNNNNNNNNNNNNNNNNNNNNNNNNNNNNNNNNNNNNNNNNNNNNNNNNNNNNNNNNNNNNNNNNNNNNNNNNNNNNNNNNNNNNNNNNNNNNNNNNNNNNNNNNNNNNNNNNNNNNNNNNNNNNNNNNNNNNNNNNNNNNNNNNNNNNNNNNNNNNNNNNNNNNNNNNNNNNNNNNNNNNNNNNNNNNNNNNNNNNNNNNNNNNNNNNNNNNNNNNNNNNNNNNNNNNNNNNNNNNNNNNNNNNNNNNNNNNNNNNNNNNNNNNNNNNNNNNNNNNNNNNNNNNNNNNNNNNNNNNNNNNNNNNNNNNNNNNNNNNNNNNNNNNNNNNNNNNNNNNNNNNNNNNNNNNNNNNNNNNNNNNNNNNNNNNNNNNNNNNNNNNNNNNNNNNNNNNNNNNNNNNNNNNNNNNNNNNNNNNNNNNNNNNNNNNNNNNNNNNNNNNNNNNNNNNNNNNNNNNNNNNNNNNNNNNNNNNNNNNNNNNNNNNNNNNNNNNNNNNNNNNNNNNNNNNNNNNNNNNNNNNNNNNNNNNNNNNNNNNNNNNNNNNNNNNNNNNNNNNNNNNNNNNNNNNNNNNNNNNNNNNNNNNNNNNNNNNNNNNNNNNNNNNNNNNNNNNNNNNNNNNNNNNNNNNNNNNNNNNNNNNNNNNNNNNNNNNNNNNNNNNNNNNNNNNNNNNNNNNNNNNNNNNNNNNNNNNNNNNNNNNNNNNNNNNNNNNNNNNNNNNNNNNNNNNNNNNNNNNNNNNNNNNNNNNNNNNNNNNNNNNNNNNNNNNNNNNNNNNNNNNNNNNNNNNNNNNNNNNNNNNNNNNNNNNNNNNNNNNNNNNNNNNNNNNNNNNNNNNNNNNNNNNNNNNNNNNNNNNNNNNNNNNNNNNNNNNNNNNNNNNNNNNNNNNNNNNNNNNNNNNNNNNNNNNNNNNNNNNNNNNNNNNNNNNNNNNNNNNNNNNNNNNNNNNNNNNNNNNNNNNNNNNNNNNNNNNNNNNNNNNNNNNNNNNNNNNNNNNNNNNNNNNNNNNNNNNNNNNNNNNNNNNNNNNNNNNNNNNNNNNNNNNNNNNNNNNNNNNNNNNNNNNNNNNNNNNNNNNNNNNNNNNNNNNNNNNNNNNNNNNNNNNNNNNNNNNNNNNNNNNNNNNNNNNNNNNNNNNNNNNNNNNNNNNNNNNNNNNNNNNNNNNNNNNNNNNNNNNNNNNNNNNNNNNNNNNNNNNNNNNNNNNNNNNNNNNNNNNNNNNNNNNNNNNNNNNNNNNNNNNNNNNNNNNNNNNNNNNNNNNNNNNNNNNNNNNNNNNNNNNNNNNNNNNNNNNNNNNNNNNNNNNNNACatagctgtatttgtcatacgcttcaatgctttgattgcggtttccgctcgattcaaccacggtgaatatggctcaatctctttagcatgagctcctgcagcacgaacctttcgtctgaactctccttgaactaattctttggcaccatctgaaataatttcagctggaactccctcacgatgaaataacaaatccaacgtatCGTGAGCCTGACCTTTCGACTTCATTGGGTAAGCACGAGTCCAGTCAA
This window harbors:
- a CDS encoding predicted protein, translated to MVLWWWSVWAGTLVVDGARWILTLDAYDEECFLLRTPTTHSSRRRNPPQPVLTGDYGLIDDVSADPLLLYVTQGSDERVVYQTRGRPSDTFRLPVQLKEQYWLCIQNSSHGPEDHHLEEPEHEDGRTRRVGLAYRLEYDHNQHDNDDDDDNNNNHHRLPQEVQSHADEWRTQSGDIHDQFRNLQSHHEYLKVRESNHRALAEHNFSAVLIWTLAEAGVVLTVACAQILYLRRFLERQNSRMY